From a single Raphanus sativus cultivar WK10039 chromosome 3, ASM80110v3, whole genome shotgun sequence genomic region:
- the LOC108843867 gene encoding uncharacterized protein LOC108843867, with protein sequence MAAIYSLYIINKSGGLIFYKDCGTKGRMDTNDSMRVASLWHSMHAISQQLSPVYGCSGIDLLQADTFDLRCFQSLPGTKFFVVCEPGTPHMESLLRYIYELYTDFVLKNPFYEIEMPIRCELFDINLSQAVQSDRVALLGR encoded by the exons ATGGCAGCGATTTACAGTCTTTACATAATCAACAAATCTGGTGGTTTGATTTTCTACAag GACTGTGGAACAAAGGGAAGGATGGATACGAATGATAGCATGAGGGTAGCTAGTTTATGGCACTCAATGCACGCCATTTCTCAGCAGCTTTCTCCTGTTTATGGCTGTTCTGGCATCGACCTTCTCCAAGCTGATACCTTTGATCTCCGTTGCTTCCAGTCTCTCCcag GAACAAAGTTCTTTGTGGTTTGTGAACCTGGAACTCCCCACATGGAGAGCCTCCTCAGATACATTTATGAGCTCTACACTGACTTTGTCCTCAAGAATCCTTTCTATGAGATTGAGATGCCTATTCGTTGCGAGCTTTTCGACATCAACCTTTCTCAAGCTGTTCAGTCTGACCGCGTTGCTCTCTTAGGACGTTGA